A window of the Vigna angularis cultivar LongXiaoDou No.4 chromosome 3, ASM1680809v1, whole genome shotgun sequence genome harbors these coding sequences:
- the LOC108324782 gene encoding cysteine-rich receptor-like protein kinase 44: MVSPRVLYFLFLLLITLTSQANAKPEYPYAVCITEGGEYAPDSTYQTNLHTVLSRIISDTQIDYGFYNSSYGQDSDRFYATALCRGDVTPHTCLTCLNNSRLLLLKQCPRQKRAVGGYGECMLHYSYRSVLGYYDSDFRVYLRSETSVTDWDQYSYVLKKLLPILKVKAATADSNWNRKYSSGNATHPDSETVYAAVQCAPDLTEAECNDCLGGAISELPKCCNSRSGGVVIKFRCNFRYEDFSFYEPMADTQTLQLSPQGSPSPPSPSPFTTKNSPESTYHGKRSKSKAVIAKYVVPIVFFGLLIFICIYFGVRKPRKYFQSEAKVDEESLLINLDTIRVGTNNFSDANKIGQGGFGRVYKGKLFNEQEVAIKRLCSNSGQGDTEFKNEVLLMSRLQHRNLVRLLGFCFEREERLLVYEFLPNKSLDNFLFDPIKRAHLDWKTRYKIIEGIARGLLYLHEDSQQRIIHRDLKLSNILLDADLNPKISDFGFARLFNVDQTQVKASKIAGTYGYMAPEYARHGKLSMKLDVFSFGVILLEIVSGQKNGGFRNGENVEHLLSFAWTNWRNGRAANIIDPTLNNALGDEIVRCIHIGLLCVQEKVADRPTMASVVLMLDSHSFALPVPLQPAYFMITRCSSVIQFSEFGSVETGSNEHKIDSADASTNDASISSLYPR; this comes from the exons ATGGTCTCTCCGAGAGttctttatttcctttttctacTCTTAATTACTCTCACATCTCAGGCTAATGCGAAGCCAGAATATCCATACGCTGTTTGCATCACAGAAGGTGGAGAGTATGCCCCTGATAGCACCTACCAGACCAACCTCCACACTGTTCTTTCAAGGATCATTTCCGACACCCAGATTGACTATGGCTTCTACAACTCCTCCTATGGCCAAGATTCTGATAGATTCTACGCAACTGCCCTTTGCAGAGGAGATGTCACCCCACACACTTGCCTCACTTGCCTCAACAATTCTCGTTTACTTCTCCTAAAACAGTGTCCACGTCAAAAACGTGCAGTGGGAGGATATGGTGAATGCATGTTGCACTATTCATATCGCTCAGTGTTAGGTTACTATGATTCCGATTTCCGGGTCTACTTGCGTAGTGAAACCAGTGTAACAGACTGGGATCAGTACAGTTATGTGCTGAAGAAGTTGCTGCCAATACTAAAAGTGAAAGCTGCAACAGCTGATTCCAACTGGAATCGCAAATATTCTTCTGGAAATGCAACACATCCGGATTCTGAAACTGTATATGCTGCTGTTCAGTGTGCACCAGACTTGACAGAGGCAGAATGCAATGACTGCTTGGGTGGCGCTATTTCAGAATTACCAAAATGTTGTAATAGCAGATCTGGTGGAGTGGTTATTAAATTCAGGTGTAATTTCAGATACGAGGACTTCAGTTTTTATGAGCCTATGGCTGACACACAAACGCTACAGTTGTCACCACAAGGATCTCCATCTCCTCCATCACCTTCACCATTCACCACTAAAAATTCCCCGGAGAGTACTTATCATG GAAAAAGAAGCAAATCAAAAGCTGTCATCGCGAAATACGTTGTGCCTATTGTCTTTTTTGGGTTGCTGATCTTTATTTGCATATATTTTGGAGTGCGGAagccaagaaaatattttcaga GTGAAGCTAAGGTTGATGAAGAGTCGTTACTAATAAACTTGGACACCATCAGAGTCGGTACAAACAACTTCTCCGACGCAAACAAGATTGGACAAGGTGGATTTGGACGTGTTTACAAG GGGAAGCTCTTCAATGAACAAGAAGTAGCGATCAAAAGGTTATGTAGCAACTCTGGCCAAGGAGATACTGAATTCAAGAATGAAGTGCTTTTAATGTCAAGGCTTCAACACAGAAATTTAGTAAGGCTCCTTGGTTTCTGTTTTGAAAGAGAAGAACGTCTCCTTGTGTATGAGTTTCTTCCCAATAAAAGCCTTGACAACTTCTTATTTG ATCCCATCAAGCGCGCACATTTGGATTGGAAAACACGCTACAAAATAATTGAAGGCATTGCACGCGGCCTTCTATATCTTCATGAGGATTCTCAGCAGAGGATTATTCACCGTGATCTCAAATTGAGTAATATTCTTTTAGATGCAGATTTGAATCcaaaaatttcagattttggcTTTGCAAGACTTTTTAATGTGGATCAAACTCAGGTTAAAGCAAGTAAAATTGCTGGAACCTA CGGATACATGGCACCTGAGTATGCAAGGCATGGAAAACTCTCAATGAAGTTAGATGTATTTAGTTTTGGTGTAATACTACTAGAGATTGTAAGTGGTCAAAAGAATGGTGGATTCCGAAATGGAGAGAATGTGGAGCATCTACTAAGCTTT GCTTGGACAAACTGGAGGAATGGGAGAGCAGCTAATATTATAGATCCCACCTTAAATAATGCTTTGGGAGATGAAATAGTGAGATGCATTCACATTGGACTACTTTGTGTTCAAGAAAAGGTTGCTGATAGACCAACAATGGCTTCGGTGGTCCTTATGCTTGATAGTCACTCTTTCGCTCTACCAGTTCCATTGCAACCTGCCTATTTTATGATTACTAGATGTTCATCGGTCATCCAGTTCTCGGAGTTCGGTTCAGTGGAAACAGGATCAAATGAACACAAAATTGACTCTGCTGATGCATCCACAAACGACGCTTCAATTAGTAGTTTATATCCTCgttaa